In Flavobacterium gelatinilyticum, a genomic segment contains:
- a CDS encoding GIY-YIG nuclease family protein: MFYVYIIYSKTFDVYYKGFSEDISQRLLYHNENKSRYTANKGPWELVYSKSFETKKEALIEELRLKKLNRKSLEALINNQK; encoded by the coding sequence ATGTTTTACGTTTATATAATTTATTCTAAAACTTTTGATGTTTATTATAAAGGTTTTAGTGAAGATATTTCGCAAAGATTATTGTATCATAATGAAAATAAAAGCAGATATACAGCTAATAAAGGGCCATGGGAATTAGTTTATTCAAAATCATTTGAAACTAAAAAAGAAGCTTTGATTGAGGAATTGAGATTGAAAAAGCTAAATAGGAAATCCCTTGAGGCTTTAATTAATAATCAAAAGTAA